In one window of Frigoriglobus tundricola DNA:
- a CDS encoding DUF1559 family PulG-like putative transporter → MRPPRTRRGFTLIELLTVIAIISILVSLLLPAVQRAREVANRLSCSSNMRQLGIAMASYETTFRIYPGSGVYWDSSGNINFSNFSRNSPSTNDYRSTFVLLLPFIEHNDVFLLYTDPSQAYDAAANSAAAQSPISLFLCPTNPVRPRSGLDTSTYGYTDYMPLPAVIINTAGTGLVHPSGLTPGLADLGALRSPAAGIEVLLDGASNTMWLTEAVGRSESFNNKSYTDTLGLGGYRNPWRWGELASAAPLTAPVSASVVFPYKLMNNPITPFGGSVTCPWTQKNCGPNDQPLSFHGGGTNCLFMDAHVSFIRDDIDALTFRRLVTAQEGVAANYLD, encoded by the coding sequence ATGCGGCCCCCCCGAACCCGACGCGGCTTCACACTCATCGAGTTGCTCACGGTCATCGCTATCATTTCGATTCTCGTGTCGCTCCTCCTTCCCGCGGTCCAGCGCGCGCGGGAAGTCGCCAACCGACTCTCCTGTTCGAGCAACATGCGTCAACTCGGGATCGCGATGGCCTCTTACGAAACGACGTTCCGGATCTATCCGGGCTCGGGCGTGTACTGGGATTCGAGCGGCAACATCAATTTCAGTAACTTTTCCCGCAACTCCCCGTCCACCAACGACTACCGATCGACGTTTGTTCTGTTGCTCCCGTTCATTGAACACAACGACGTGTTTTTGCTCTATACCGATCCCTCACAGGCCTATGACGCGGCAGCCAACTCCGCGGCCGCGCAGAGCCCGATCAGCCTCTTCCTCTGCCCCACAAACCCTGTCCGGCCCCGGAGCGGGCTCGACACCAGCACCTACGGGTACACCGACTACATGCCGCTTCCCGCGGTGATTATCAACACTGCCGGGACGGGGCTCGTCCACCCGTCGGGGCTGACGCCCGGGCTCGCGGACCTCGGCGCCCTCCGCTCCCCGGCCGCCGGGATTGAGGTCCTCCTCGACGGGGCCAGCAACACGATGTGGCTCACGGAAGCCGTCGGCCGCAGCGAGTCCTTTAACAACAAGTCGTATACCGACACCCTCGGCCTCGGTGGCTACCGGAACCCCTGGCGCTGGGGCGAACTGGCCTCAGCCGCGCCACTGACGGCGCCCGTGTCGGCGTCCGTGGTCTTCCCCTACAAACTGATGAACAACCCCATCACGCCGTTCGGCGGCAGCGTGACCTGCCCCTGGACGCAAAAAAACTGTGGCCCGAATGACCAACCGCTCAGCTTTCACGGGGGCGGGACGAACTGCCTCTTCATGGACGCGCACGTGTCCTTCATTCGCGACGACATCGACGCCCTCACGTTCCGCCGGCTGGTAACGGCCCAGGAGGGCGTAGCCGCGAATTACCTCGACTGA